Proteins from one Acropora muricata isolate sample 2 chromosome 9, ASM3666990v1, whole genome shotgun sequence genomic window:
- the LOC136929146 gene encoding 26S proteasome regulatory subunit 7 → MPDYLGKDQRKTKDDDVKDEKPIQALDEGDIEILKTYGAGLYSRSIKKVEDDIQGALKKVNELTGIKESDTGLAPPALWDLAADKQTLQGEQPLQVARCTKIINADTDDAKYVINVKQFAKFVVDLGDQVAPTDIEEGMRVGVDRNKYQIHIPLPPKIDPTVTMMQVEEKPDVTYSDVGGCKEQIEKLREVVEIPLLHPERFVNLGIEPPKGVLLFGPPGTGKTLCARAVANRTDACFIRVIGSELVQKYVGEGARMVRELFEMARTKKACIIFFDEIDAIGGTRFDDGAGGDNEVQRTMLELINQLDGFDPRGNIKVLMATNRPDTLDPALTRPGRLDRKVEFSLPDLEGRGHIFKIHARSMSVERDIRYELLARLCPNTTGAEIRSVCTEAGMFAIRSRRKVATEKDFLEAVNKVVKAYAKFSATPRYMTYN, encoded by the exons ATGCCGGATTACTTGGGAAAAGATCAAAGGAAAACCAAAGATGACGACGTAAAAGATGAAAAACCTATCCAAG CTCTTGATGAAGGAGATATAGAAATTCTGAAAACATAT GGTGCTGGGTTGTACAGTAGGTCAATCAAAAAGGTGGAAGATGATATACAAGGTGCTCtaaaaaaagttaatgaattaACAG GTATAAAAGAATCTGACACAGGCCTAGCTCCTCCAGCTCTTTGGGATTTAGCTGCAGATAAACAAACTCTTCAAGGAGAACAACCATTACAG GTGGCCAGATGTACAAAGATTATAAATGCAGACACTGATGATGCCAAATACGTGATAAACGTCAAACAGTTTGCCAAGTTTGTGGTGGATCTTGGTGATCAAGTGGCTCCTACCGATATTGAAGAAGGAATGAGAGTAGG AGTTGATAGAAATAAGTACCAAATTCACATTCCTCTGCCACCAAAGATTGACCCAACAGTCACCATGATGCAG gTAGAGGAAAAACCAGATGTGACTTACTCTGATGTTGGAGGGTGTAAAGAGCAGATTGAGAAGCTTCGAGAAGTTGTTGAAATTCCTCTACTTCAT CCTGAACGGTTTGTGAATTTAGGAATTGAGCCACCAAAAGGAGTTCTTCTATTTGGTCCCCCTGGCACCGGAAAGACGCTGTGTGCAAGGGCTGTTGCAAACAGAACAGATGCTTGTTTTATCAGAGTAATTGGCTCTGAACTTGTACAGAAGTATGTTGGAGAG GGTGCCAGGATGGTTCGTGAATTATTTGAAATGGCAAGGACAAAGAAAGCATGcataattttctttgatgaaaTTGATGCTATTGGAG GAACTCGGTTTGATGATGGGGCTGGCGGTGACAATGAGGTGCAAAGAACCATGTTGGAACTTATCAATCAGTTGGATGGGTTTGACCCGAGAGGAAATATCAAAGTTCTCATGGCAACAAATAG ACCAGACACACTTGATCCTGCTCTCACAAGACCAGGAAGACTGGACAGAAAAGTTGAGTTCAGCTTGCCTGATTTGGAG GGTAGAGGTCACATATTCAAAATCCATGCTCGATCTATGAGTGTTGAGCGGGATATTCGGTACGAATTGCTGGCGAGACTGTGTCCAAACACCACAG GGGCTGAGATTAGGAGCGTTTGCACGGAAGCAGGCATGTTTGCCATTCGGTCAAGAAGAAAA gtTGCAACGGAGAAGGATTTCCTAGAAGCCGTGAACAAAGTTGTCAAAGCTTATGCCAAGTTTAGCGCGACTCCCCGTTACATGACTTACAACTGA